Proteins encoded together in one Coregonus clupeaformis isolate EN_2021a chromosome 30, ASM2061545v1, whole genome shotgun sequence window:
- the LOC121546714 gene encoding osteoclast stimulatory transmembrane protein isoform X2 produces MGFAFSLRQEPWGAIKTTLQYLWDVYSKPTLAAKEVLTLLSMCFIIAMVTGGLLYHWMTEILRYDSGTSSTAACIYTVAILFLSFLCHPLRCVLTMILPTLGTKQGRKLIISTSVIVLVLNIILNITVNMGVVMHVLKCTSEGFAHSLLNSSELFQEAKRDLVREAIKVKQEELNIVNKLRKFDHFTHIDVSEVQNKFVTVSKQIESEFSRANKLLEEYKLLSNRILAAIFVIYLIVESAYYLKSYVISVKFDNVYITRQLLQKASDDGIQIEPTNLKKMVNSTSCKITNQEFTRCLPSIVVVTLYFIVIIFIMALDHIVYHLVTVSGPWLLDVPATAVSIAVKYKVHLRFPGLCIIPAICGDTELANFHKQYDWTFNPEALLCDVEPSAPDLRVRVLLGLLCLVSYIMVLLEVYARRIRRKVSASFFKKQEEKRINFLLKKIQAKQDTRENNIFFIEAVNETSVHTNQNVI; encoded by the exons ATGGGCTTTGCCTTTTCATTGAG GCAAGAACCTTGGGGTGCCATAAAGACCACTCTACAGTATCTGTGGGATGTTTATTCAAAGCCGACCCTGGCTGCCAAGGAGGTTCTGACATTGCTTTCTATGTGTTTCATTATCGCCATGGTGACTGGTGGTCTCCTCTACCATTGGATGACAGAGATCCTGAGATATGACAGTGGTACTTCCAGCACTGCTGCCTGCATCTATACTGTGGCCATCCTTTTCCTCTCGttcctctgtcatcctctccgtTGTGTACTAACTATGATCCTGCCCACTCTGGGCACCAAACAGGGGCGCAAGTTGATCATCTCCACCTCTGTGATTGTGTTAGTGTTGAACATCATCCTTAACATAACCGTTAACATGGGAGTGGTGATGCACGTTTTAAAGTGCACCTCTGAAGGTTTTGCCCACTCTCTTTTGAACTCATCTGAGCTGTTTCAAGAAGCAAAGAGAGATCTTGTTAGAGAGGCTATCAAAGTGAAACAGGAAGAACTGAATATTGTTAACAAATTGAGGAAATTTGATCATTTTACACACATTGATGTGTCAGAGGTCCAAAATAAGTTTGTTACTGTGAGCAAGCAGATTGAGAGTGAATTTTCACGTGCCAATAAACTGCTGGAGGAGTATAAACTTCTGTCAAACAGGATTCTGGCGGCCATCTTTGTAATCTACCTGATAGTTGAATCAGCCTACTACCTGAAGTCATATGTCATTTCAGTTAAGTTTGACAATGTTTACATCACAAGACAGTTACTGCAAAAAGCATCTGATGATGGAATCCAAATAGAACCAACTAACCTGAAAAAGATGGTTAATTCCACAAGTTGTAAAATAACAAACCAGGAATTTACCAGATGTCTTCCTTCCATAGTAGTGGTGACTTTGTATTTCATTGTTATCATCTTCATAATGGCTTTGGATCACATTGTGTACCATCTGGTTACAGTGAGTGGGCCTTGGTTGCTGGATGTTCCAGCTACAGCTGTCAGCATAGCTGTGAAATATAAG GTTCACCTGCGCTTTCCAGGCCTATGTATTATCCCAGCTATCTGTGGGGATACAGAACTGGCAAACTTCCACAAGCAGTATGACTGGACATTTAACCCAGAGGCATTACTCTGTGATGTAGAGCCCTCGGCACCAGACCTGAGAGTGAGGGTCTTACTGGGTCTACTCTGTCTGGTGAGCTACATCATGGTGTTACTGGAGGTCTATGCCAGACGCATCCGCAGAAAAGTGTCTGCATCCTTCTTCAAAAAGCAGGAGGAAAAGAGAATTAATTTCTTATTGAAGAAGATACAGGCGAAACAGGACACAAGAGAAAACAATATATTTTTCATTGAAGCTGTGAATGAGACCAGCGTTCACACAAACCAAAATGTAATTTGA
- the LOC121546714 gene encoding osteoclast stimulatory transmembrane protein isoform X1 encodes MCILYIQLIKLEFTQSLVFRQEPWGAIKTTLQYLWDVYSKPTLAAKEVLTLLSMCFIIAMVTGGLLYHWMTEILRYDSGTSSTAACIYTVAILFLSFLCHPLRCVLTMILPTLGTKQGRKLIISTSVIVLVLNIILNITVNMGVVMHVLKCTSEGFAHSLLNSSELFQEAKRDLVREAIKVKQEELNIVNKLRKFDHFTHIDVSEVQNKFVTVSKQIESEFSRANKLLEEYKLLSNRILAAIFVIYLIVESAYYLKSYVISVKFDNVYITRQLLQKASDDGIQIEPTNLKKMVNSTSCKITNQEFTRCLPSIVVVTLYFIVIIFIMALDHIVYHLVTVSGPWLLDVPATAVSIAVKYKVHLRFPGLCIIPAICGDTELANFHKQYDWTFNPEALLCDVEPSAPDLRVRVLLGLLCLVSYIMVLLEVYARRIRRKVSASFFKKQEEKRINFLLKKIQAKQDTRENNIFFIEAVNETSVHTNQNVI; translated from the exons atgtgtatcctgtacatacaactaataaaacttgaattcacacaatcattggttttcagGCAAGAACCTTGGGGTGCCATAAAGACCACTCTACAGTATCTGTGGGATGTTTATTCAAAGCCGACCCTGGCTGCCAAGGAGGTTCTGACATTGCTTTCTATGTGTTTCATTATCGCCATGGTGACTGGTGGTCTCCTCTACCATTGGATGACAGAGATCCTGAGATATGACAGTGGTACTTCCAGCACTGCTGCCTGCATCTATACTGTGGCCATCCTTTTCCTCTCGttcctctgtcatcctctccgtTGTGTACTAACTATGATCCTGCCCACTCTGGGCACCAAACAGGGGCGCAAGTTGATCATCTCCACCTCTGTGATTGTGTTAGTGTTGAACATCATCCTTAACATAACCGTTAACATGGGAGTGGTGATGCACGTTTTAAAGTGCACCTCTGAAGGTTTTGCCCACTCTCTTTTGAACTCATCTGAGCTGTTTCAAGAAGCAAAGAGAGATCTTGTTAGAGAGGCTATCAAAGTGAAACAGGAAGAACTGAATATTGTTAACAAATTGAGGAAATTTGATCATTTTACACACATTGATGTGTCAGAGGTCCAAAATAAGTTTGTTACTGTGAGCAAGCAGATTGAGAGTGAATTTTCACGTGCCAATAAACTGCTGGAGGAGTATAAACTTCTGTCAAACAGGATTCTGGCGGCCATCTTTGTAATCTACCTGATAGTTGAATCAGCCTACTACCTGAAGTCATATGTCATTTCAGTTAAGTTTGACAATGTTTACATCACAAGACAGTTACTGCAAAAAGCATCTGATGATGGAATCCAAATAGAACCAACTAACCTGAAAAAGATGGTTAATTCCACAAGTTGTAAAATAACAAACCAGGAATTTACCAGATGTCTTCCTTCCATAGTAGTGGTGACTTTGTATTTCATTGTTATCATCTTCATAATGGCTTTGGATCACATTGTGTACCATCTGGTTACAGTGAGTGGGCCTTGGTTGCTGGATGTTCCAGCTACAGCTGTCAGCATAGCTGTGAAATATAAG GTTCACCTGCGCTTTCCAGGCCTATGTATTATCCCAGCTATCTGTGGGGATACAGAACTGGCAAACTTCCACAAGCAGTATGACTGGACATTTAACCCAGAGGCATTACTCTGTGATGTAGAGCCCTCGGCACCAGACCTGAGAGTGAGGGTCTTACTGGGTCTACTCTGTCTGGTGAGCTACATCATGGTGTTACTGGAGGTCTATGCCAGACGCATCCGCAGAAAAGTGTCTGCATCCTTCTTCAAAAAGCAGGAGGAAAAGAGAATTAATTTCTTATTGAAGAAGATACAGGCGAAACAGGACACAAGAGAAAACAATATATTTTTCATTGAAGCTGTGAATGAGACCAGCGTTCACACAAACCAAAATGTAATTTGA
- the slc13a3 gene encoding solute carrier family 13 member 3 isoform X2, translating to MASAIEEWGLHRRIALKVLKIVGVKPAWLILGMMITSAFLSMWLSNTATTAMMLPIANAILESLFGDLAILKENCKVKDETGGQRQVKLHALPSEKQILSIDGSDRMERSDGRTGEEIRTESEYQMKVWKGFLICIPYAASIGGTATLTGTAPNLILIGQLKSYFPECDLINFGSWFAFAFPLMVFFLILGWLWISFLYGGLNTRLCVKKQDERAQAEAKAEAVIDEDYRKLGPINFAEGAIAFFFILFAVLLFTRDPKFVTGWSTFFNKGYVSDATTGMIIVSILFFFPSQKPSLSWWFDSRAPNNPYVPLLSWKKTQECVPWNIILLLGGGFAMAKGCEESGLAAWIGAYLQPIAQVPPAVAVMFITAFLACFTEFASNTATIIIFLPVIAELAMFVKVNPLYFMIPATTGCSFAFMLPVSTPPNSIAFASGHLLVKDMVKTGFVMNILGILSVSLAINTWGRAMFSLETYPDWARPSNMSSTVTDIQFPSVPPFNLTSL from the exons ATGGCATCAGCTATTGAGGAATGGGGTCTGCATCGCAGAATAGCTCTGAAAGTTCTTAAGATTGTTGGAGTCAAACCAGCCTG GTTGATTTTGGGAATGATGATCACCTCTGCCTTCCTGTCCATGTGGCTCAGCAACACCGCAACAACGGCCATGATGCTTCCCATTGCTAACGCCATCCTGGAGAGTCTCTTTGGAGACCTGGCCATTCTGAAGGAGAACTGTAAGGTGAAAGACGAGACAGGGG GTCAAAGACAAGTAAAGCTGCATGCACTGCCCTCTGAAAAACAGATATTGTCTATAGACGG ATCTGATCGGATGGAGCGGTCAGATGggaggactggagaggagatcAGGACAGAGTCCGAGTACCAGATGAAGGTGTGGAAAGGCTTCCTGATCTGTATCCCGTACGCTGCCAGTATCGGAGGGACTGCCACCCTGACAGGCACTGCACCAAACCTCATCCTCATTGGACAACTTAAGAG TTACTTCCCAGAGTGCGACTTGATCAATTTTGGCTCTTGGTTTGCATTCGCATTTCCTCTCATGGTGTTTTTCCTCATCTTGGGATGGCTATGGATTTCTTTCCTCTACGGGGGCTTGAATACACG gttgTGTGTGAAGAAACAGGACGAAAGAGCACAAGCAGAGGCGAAGGCTGAGGCCGTTATTGATGAAGACTACAGAAAACTAGGCCCCATAAA TTTTGCAGAAGGAGCCATTGCATTCTTTTTCATTTTGTTTGCCGTTCTCCTGTTCACAAGAGATCCCAAATTTGTAACTGGATGGTCCACGTTTTTCAACAAAGG GTATGTTTCAGATGCGACCACTGGAATGATCATTGTGTCAATCCTATTCTTCTTCCCTTCCCAAAAGCCCTCTCTCAGCTGGTGGTTTGATTCTAGAG CACCAAATAATCCATATGTTCCTCTCCTATCATGGAAGAAAACACAGGAATGTGTCCCATGGAATATAATTCTGTTGCTGGGTGGAGGCTTTGCCATGGCCAAGGGGTGTGAG gagtcaggaCTGGCGGCGTGGATAGGAGCCTACCTCCAGCCTATTGCTCAGGTCCCTCCTGCTGTGGCTGTCATGTTTATCACAGCTTTCCTGGCCTGTTTCACAGAGTTCGCCAGCAACACCGCCACCATTATCATATTCCTGCCCGTCATCGCTGAACTG GCTATGTTTGTCAAGGTGAACCCTCTTTACTTTATGATACCTGCGACAACAGGATGTTCATTTGCCTTCATGTTGCCAGTCTCCACCCCTCCCAACTCCATTGCCTTTGCATCTGGCCATCTTTTGGTGAAGGACATG GTGAAAACAGGCTTTGTGATGAACATTTTGGGCATTTTATCAGTTTCTCTGGCCATAAACACTTGGGGTCGTGCCATGTTCAGTTTGGAGACTTATCCAGACTGGGCTCGTCCAAGCAACATGTCCAGTACTGTCACAGATATACAGTTCCCCTCCGTCCCACCTTTCAACCTTACTAGTTTGTGA
- the slc13a3 gene encoding solute carrier family 13 member 3 isoform X1: protein METISTFAKKLWCVKKQLIIFLTPLILLPLLFGLPEKEGKCLYVVLLMAVFWCTETLPLAVTAMLPVCLFPTMGILPSKKVCPQYFLDTNFLFLSGLVMASAIEEWGLHRRIALKVLKIVGVKPAWLILGMMITSAFLSMWLSNTATTAMMLPIANAILESLFGDLAILKENCKVKDETGGQRQVKLHALPSEKQILSIDGSDRMERSDGRTGEEIRTESEYQMKVWKGFLICIPYAASIGGTATLTGTAPNLILIGQLKSYFPECDLINFGSWFAFAFPLMVFFLILGWLWISFLYGGLNTRLCVKKQDERAQAEAKAEAVIDEDYRKLGPINFAEGAIAFFFILFAVLLFTRDPKFVTGWSTFFNKGYVSDATTGMIIVSILFFFPSQKPSLSWWFDSRAPNNPYVPLLSWKKTQECVPWNIILLLGGGFAMAKGCEESGLAAWIGAYLQPIAQVPPAVAVMFITAFLACFTEFASNTATIIIFLPVIAELAMFVKVNPLYFMIPATTGCSFAFMLPVSTPPNSIAFASGHLLVKDMVKTGFVMNILGILSVSLAINTWGRAMFSLETYPDWARPSNMSSTVTDIQFPSVPPFNLTSL from the exons ATGGAAACCATATCAACATTCGCTAAGAAACTTTGGTGTGTCAAGAAACAACTTATTATTTTCCTCACTCCACTTATTCTTCTCCCGTTACTTTTTGGTCTACCGGAAAAG GAGGGGAAATGTCTGTACGTGGTGCTGCTAATGGCTGTGTTCTGGTGCACAGAGACACTTCCCTTAGCTGTCACTGCCATGCTACCTGTTTGCCTCTTTCCAACAATGGGAATTCTTCCATCCAAGAAAGTCTGCCCTCAATACTTCCTCGATACCAATTTTCTCTTTCTCAGTGGTCTTGTGATGGCATCAGCTATTGAGGAATGGGGTCTGCATCGCAGAATAGCTCTGAAAGTTCTTAAGATTGTTGGAGTCAAACCAGCCTG GTTGATTTTGGGAATGATGATCACCTCTGCCTTCCTGTCCATGTGGCTCAGCAACACCGCAACAACGGCCATGATGCTTCCCATTGCTAACGCCATCCTGGAGAGTCTCTTTGGAGACCTGGCCATTCTGAAGGAGAACTGTAAGGTGAAAGACGAGACAGGGG GTCAAAGACAAGTAAAGCTGCATGCACTGCCCTCTGAAAAACAGATATTGTCTATAGACGG ATCTGATCGGATGGAGCGGTCAGATGggaggactggagaggagatcAGGACAGAGTCCGAGTACCAGATGAAGGTGTGGAAAGGCTTCCTGATCTGTATCCCGTACGCTGCCAGTATCGGAGGGACTGCCACCCTGACAGGCACTGCACCAAACCTCATCCTCATTGGACAACTTAAGAG TTACTTCCCAGAGTGCGACTTGATCAATTTTGGCTCTTGGTTTGCATTCGCATTTCCTCTCATGGTGTTTTTCCTCATCTTGGGATGGCTATGGATTTCTTTCCTCTACGGGGGCTTGAATACACG gttgTGTGTGAAGAAACAGGACGAAAGAGCACAAGCAGAGGCGAAGGCTGAGGCCGTTATTGATGAAGACTACAGAAAACTAGGCCCCATAAA TTTTGCAGAAGGAGCCATTGCATTCTTTTTCATTTTGTTTGCCGTTCTCCTGTTCACAAGAGATCCCAAATTTGTAACTGGATGGTCCACGTTTTTCAACAAAGG GTATGTTTCAGATGCGACCACTGGAATGATCATTGTGTCAATCCTATTCTTCTTCCCTTCCCAAAAGCCCTCTCTCAGCTGGTGGTTTGATTCTAGAG CACCAAATAATCCATATGTTCCTCTCCTATCATGGAAGAAAACACAGGAATGTGTCCCATGGAATATAATTCTGTTGCTGGGTGGAGGCTTTGCCATGGCCAAGGGGTGTGAG gagtcaggaCTGGCGGCGTGGATAGGAGCCTACCTCCAGCCTATTGCTCAGGTCCCTCCTGCTGTGGCTGTCATGTTTATCACAGCTTTCCTGGCCTGTTTCACAGAGTTCGCCAGCAACACCGCCACCATTATCATATTCCTGCCCGTCATCGCTGAACTG GCTATGTTTGTCAAGGTGAACCCTCTTTACTTTATGATACCTGCGACAACAGGATGTTCATTTGCCTTCATGTTGCCAGTCTCCACCCCTCCCAACTCCATTGCCTTTGCATCTGGCCATCTTTTGGTGAAGGACATG GTGAAAACAGGCTTTGTGATGAACATTTTGGGCATTTTATCAGTTTCTCTGGCCATAAACACTTGGGGTCGTGCCATGTTCAGTTTGGAGACTTATCCAGACTGGGCTCGTCCAAGCAACATGTCCAGTACTGTCACAGATATACAGTTCCCCTCCGTCCCACCTTTCAACCTTACTAGTTTGTGA
- the mc3r gene encoding melanocortin receptor 3 — MNNTYRHMLPPDLWLNETTRESLAGEDQQGNRTGIGTSIEPGLCEPVHIQAEVFLTLGIVSLLENILVISAVVKNKNLHSPMYVFLCSLAAADMLVSVSNSLETVVIAALNSRLIVADDHFIQLMDNFFDSMICISLVASICNLLAIAIDRYVTIVYALRYHSIVTMRRALLAIGGIWLTCVVCGIVFIVFSESKTVIVCLIIMFFTMLVLMATLYIHMFLLARLHIKRIAALPVEGLVPQRTCMKGAVTITILLGVFVCCWAPFFLHLILLITCPKNPLCVCYMSHFTTYLVLIMCNSVIDPVIYAFRSLEMRKTFKEILCCFSATCSIFHCKY, encoded by the coding sequence ATGAACAACACTTACAGACATATGCTGCCGCCGGACCTTTGGCTCAATGAGACTACTAGGGAGTCTCTGGCCGGGGAAGACCAGCAGGGGAACCGGACCGGCATCGGCACCAGCATCGAGCCTGGTCTGTGTGAGCCGGTCCACATCCAGGCTGAGGTATTCCTGACTCTGGGGATCGTCAGCCTTCTGGAGAACATCTTGGTGATATCGGCGGTGGTGAAGAACAAGAACCTCCACTCACCCATGTACGTCTTCCTGTGTAGTCTTGCTGCTGCTGACATGCTGGTGAGTGTCTCCAACTCACTAGAGACGGTGGTTATCGCTGCGCTGAACAGTCGGTTGATAGTGGCGGACGACCACTTTATTCAACTTATGGACAACTTCTTTGACTCCATGATCTGTATCTCCCTGGTGGCCTCCATCTGTAACCTTCTAGCTATCGCCATTGACCGTTACGTGACCATCGTCTATGCCCTGCGCTACCACAGCATCGTGACGATGCGACGGGCTCTCCTGGCCATCGGGGGGATCTGGCTGACATGTGTGGTCTGTGGGATAGTCTTCATCGTCTTCTCAGAGAGCAAGACGGTCATTGTGTGTCTGATCATCATGTTCTTCACCATGCTGGTGCTCATGGCCACTCTGTACATTCACATGTTCCTGCTGGCGAGGCTGCACATCAAGCGCATCGCTGCTCTTCCTGTGGAGGGCTTGGTGCCCCAGAGGACCTGCATGAAGGGAGCGGTCACCATCACCATTCTTCTGGGGGTGTTCGTCTGCTGCTGGGCACCTTTCTTCCTCCACCTCATCCTCCTCATCACCTGTCCCAAGAACCCGCTCTGTGTCTGCTACATGTCCCACTTCACTACCTACCTGGTGCTCATCATGTGTAACTCTGTCATAGACCCCGTCATCTATGCCTTCCGCAGCCTCGAGATGCGCAAAACCTTCAAGGAGATCCTGTGTTGTTTCAGTGCCACTTGCAGTATTTTCCACTGTAAATACTGA
- the LOC121545705 gene encoding uncharacterized protein LOC121545705 isoform X1, producing the protein MCKRCPYVDLGWAVYMMTSLVLSESLLIIQADCNEDIYMKCEAIQDKSYRSITWYKLNNRTGIIRRSDNEKPQSYEFPRPARFGAMDSLILPRVRPEDAGTYQCLIRANIGQTNRVSNVTLNVSTDCVIQTTVAVTAWQDVTHSTPLCTMHVVEVSVIWTSCGFLILGLVKIALCLTSIEVVRNIKRRHSRGRQQQW; encoded by the exons ATGTGTAAGAGATGCCCCTATGTTGATTTGGGTTGGG CAGTGTATATGATGACCAGTTTAGTCCTTTCCGAGAGTCTACTAATAATCCAAGCAGACTGCAATGAAGATATTTATATGAAGTGTGAAGCTATCCAGGATAAGAGCTATCGATCCATTACATGGTATAAG CTGAACAACCGGACTGGTATTATCAGAAGAAGTGACAATGAGAAGCCACAGTCATATGAATTTCCCCGACCTGCCAGGTTTGGAGCGATGGACAGTCTCATTCTTCCCAGAGTCAGACCTGAGGATGCAGGGACCTACCAGTGTCTCATCAGGGCCAACATAGGACAGACCAACAGAGTCTCAAATGTCACCCTCaatgtatctacag ATTGTGTGATCCAGACTACAGTGGCAGTGACAGCATGGCAGGACGTGACTCACAGTACCCCACTGTGTACCATGCACGTGGTGGAGGTCTCTGTCATATGGACTTCATGTGGATTCTTGATTCTTGGCCTTGTCAAAATCGCTCTGTGTCTCACCTCCATTGAG GTTGTTCGAAACATCAAGAGGAGACATAGCAGGGGAAGACAACAGCAGTGGTAA
- the LOC121545705 gene encoding uncharacterized protein LOC121545705 isoform X2: MCKRCPYVDLGWVYMMTSLVLSESLLIIQADCNEDIYMKCEAIQDKSYRSITWYKLNNRTGIIRRSDNEKPQSYEFPRPARFGAMDSLILPRVRPEDAGTYQCLIRANIGQTNRVSNVTLNVSTDCVIQTTVAVTAWQDVTHSTPLCTMHVVEVSVIWTSCGFLILGLVKIALCLTSIEVVRNIKRRHSRGRQQQW; encoded by the exons ATGTGTAAGAGATGCCCCTATGTTGATTTGGGTTGGG TGTATATGATGACCAGTTTAGTCCTTTCCGAGAGTCTACTAATAATCCAAGCAGACTGCAATGAAGATATTTATATGAAGTGTGAAGCTATCCAGGATAAGAGCTATCGATCCATTACATGGTATAAG CTGAACAACCGGACTGGTATTATCAGAAGAAGTGACAATGAGAAGCCACAGTCATATGAATTTCCCCGACCTGCCAGGTTTGGAGCGATGGACAGTCTCATTCTTCCCAGAGTCAGACCTGAGGATGCAGGGACCTACCAGTGTCTCATCAGGGCCAACATAGGACAGACCAACAGAGTCTCAAATGTCACCCTCaatgtatctacag ATTGTGTGATCCAGACTACAGTGGCAGTGACAGCATGGCAGGACGTGACTCACAGTACCCCACTGTGTACCATGCACGTGGTGGAGGTCTCTGTCATATGGACTTCATGTGGATTCTTGATTCTTGGCCTTGTCAAAATCGCTCTGTGTCTCACCTCCATTGAG GTTGTTCGAAACATCAAGAGGAGACATAGCAGGGGAAGACAACAGCAGTGGTAA